A portion of the Lolium rigidum isolate FL_2022 chromosome 1, APGP_CSIRO_Lrig_0.1, whole genome shotgun sequence genome contains these proteins:
- the LOC124650335 gene encoding ankyrin repeat-containing protein At5g02620-like, whose protein sequence is MERQVSFRLGALEKLKSFRGMDNFRGKSKDSPGKRGDTALHLAARAGSIPHVQKILAEFDRELVGELAARPNLDGETALYVAAERGHTEVVREILKVSDVQTAGIKASNSFDAFHIAAKQGHLDVLKELLQAFPALAMTTNSVNATALETAAIQGHIDIVNLLLETDASLAKIARNNGKTVLHSAARMGHVEVVRSLLNKDPGIGLRTDKKGQTALHMASKGTNAEIVVELLKPDVSVSHLEDNKGNRPLHVAARKGNIIIVQTLLSVEGIDVNAVNRSGETALAIAEKENNEELVNILRDAGGVTTNERVHPANPAKQLKQTVSDIRHDVQSQIKQTRQTKMQVQKIKSRLEKLHIGGLNNAINSNTVVAVLIATVAFAAIFTVPGNFVEDMSQAPPDMTLGQAYAASNPAFLMFLVFDSLALFISLAVVVVQTSLIVVEQKAKKRMVFVMNKLMWLACLFISAAFVALTYVVVGRGDWWLAWCTMAIGAVIMLTTLGSMCYCIVAHRMEEKSMRKIRKASGSQSRSWSMPVDSDMDPEAMMNTEYKKMYAL, encoded by the exons ATGGAGAGGCAAGTCAGCTTCCGTCTGGGCGCGCTGGAGAAGCTGAAGAGCTTCCGGGGGATGGACAATTTCCGAGGGAAGAGCAAGGACAGCCCCGGCAAGCGCGGGGATACGGCGCTCCACCTCGCCGCGAGGGCCGGCAGCATCCCCCATGTCCAGAAGATCCTCGCCGAGTTTGACCGGGAGCTGGTCGGGGAACTGGCGGCGCGGCCGAACCTGGACGGGGAGACGGCGCTGTACGTGGCCGCCGAGAGGGGGCACACCGAGGTGGTGCGCGAGATCCTCAAGGTCTCCGATGTGCAGACGGCGGGGATCAAGGCCAGCAACAGCTTCGATGCTTTCCATATCGCGGCGAAGCAGGGCCATCTGG ATGTTTTGAAGGAGCTGTTGCAGGCCTTTCCTGCCCTAGCTATGACTACAAATTCTGTAAACGCTACAGCTTTGGAAACTGCTGCCATTCAGGGTCACATTGATATTGTCAACCTCCTACTGGAAACTGATGCCAGCCTTGCCAAAATTGCGAGAAATAATGGGAAAACAGTTTTGCATTCAGCAGCAAGGATGGGCCATGTGGAAGTTGTAAGATCATTGCTGAATAAGGATCCGGGGATTGGTTTAAGAACAGACAAGAAGGGGCAAACAGCACTGCATATGGCGTCGAAAGGAACAAATGCTGAAATTGTGGTCGAATTGTTGAAGCCTGATGTCTCAGTTAGCCATCTAGAAGACAACAAGGGGAACAGGCCACTGCATGTTGCAGCTCGGAAGGGCAATATCATT ATAGTGCAGACTCTACTATCAGTTGAGGGGATTGATGTCAATGCAGTTAATAGATCTGGAGAGACTGCTCTTGCCATTGCTGAGAAGGAGAACAATGAAGAACTTGTTAACATCTTGAGGGATGCCGGTGGAGTAACCACAAATGAGCGAGTGCATCCAGCAAATCCAGCAAAGCAACTTAAGCAAACCGTGAGTGATATTCGACATGACGTCCAGTCCCAGATCAAGCAAACACGTCAGACCAAGATGCAAGTCCAGAAGATCAAGAGCAGGCTCGAGAAGCTCCACATCGGCGGGCTAAACAACGCCATCAAttccaacaccgtcgtcgctgTTCTTATCGCCACCGTCGCCTTCGCTGCCATATTCACTGTACCTGGCAACTTCGTAGAGGATATGAGCCAAGCGCCCCCGGACATGACCCTGGGGCAGGCGTACGCGGCTAGCAACCCTGCCTTCCTAATGTTCCTGGTGTTCGACTCCCtggccctcttcatctctctggcTGTCGTGGTCGTCCAGACCTCCCTCATCGTCGTTGAGCAGAAAGCCAAGAAGAGGATGGTGTTTGTGATGAACAAGCTAATGTGGCTCGCGTGCCTCTTTATCTCTGCAGCCTTCGTCGCTCTGACCTACGTGGTAGTCGGCCGCGGCGACTGGTGGCTGGCCTGGTGCACGATGGCGATCGGTGCAGTGATCATGCTGACCACCCTCGGGTCCATGTGCTATTGCATCGTCGCACACAGGATGGAGGAGAAGAGCATGAGGAAGATCAGGAAGGCGTCTGGGAGCCAGTCCCGCTCATGGTCCATGCCGGTCGACTCAGACATGGACCCAGAGGCGATGATGAACACCGAGTACAAGAAGATGTATGCGCTGTAA